A portion of the Bactrocera neohumeralis isolate Rockhampton chromosome 2, APGP_CSIRO_Bneo_wtdbg2-racon-allhic-juicebox.fasta_v2, whole genome shotgun sequence genome contains these proteins:
- the LOC126751811 gene encoding V-type proton ATPase subunit E has protein sequence MALSDADVQKQIKHMMAFIEQEANEKAEEIDAKAEEEFNIEKGRLVQQQRLKIMEYYEKKEKQVELQKKIQSSNMLNQARLKVLKVREDHVRNVLDEARRRLGEVTKNPSEYKEVLQKLILQALYQAMEPSVTLRCRQADIGLINELLPATVEEYKQQIGKDVNVHIDTDNHLSADTCGGIELIALNGRLKVPNTLESRLELIAQQLVPEIRNALFGRNVNRKFTD, from the exons ATCAAGCATATGATGGCTTTCATTGAGCAGGAAGCCAATGAAAAAGCTGAAGAAATTGATGCTAAAGCAGAGGAAGAATTTAACATTGAGAAGGGACGTCttgtgcaacaacaacgccTTAAGATTATGGAATACTATGAAAAGAAGGAGAAACAAGTTGAACTGCAAAAGAAGATTCAATCATCGAATATGCTGAATCAAGCTCGTTTGAag GTACTGAAAGTGCGTGAAGATCATGTGCGCAATGTGTTAGATGAAGCACGTCGTCGCCTTGGTGAAGTTACCAAGAATCCCAGTGAATACAAAGAGGTATTGCAGAAACTTATCTTGCAAGCGCTGTACCAGGCCATGGAGCCGAGTGTCACCCTACGCTGCCGTCAGGCCGATATTGGTCTAATAAATGAACTGCTGCCCGCCACTGTTGAAGAATATAAGCAACAAATTGGCAAAGATGTAAATGTACATATTGATACGGATAATCATCTTTCGGCAGACACCTGCGGTGGAATCGAGTTGATTGCGCTTAATGGACGTCTAAAg gtgCCCAACACCCTGGAGTCCAGATTAGAATTGATTGCGCAACAACTTGTGCCAGAAATTCGTAACGCTTTGTTCGGTCGCAATGTCAATCGTAAATTCAccgattaa